The Cellulomonas fulva genome includes a window with the following:
- a CDS encoding carbohydrate ABC transporter permease, producing the protein MTTDETVASPPLTLRRAASAGRRRERRTGNPLTWVRGGGLSALLFALPLLVVFGVFSWWPIVSAVEMSLQKTNLVDAPTWVGLDNFRAVLSDPLLPTVVRNTAWFAFLALLFGYPIPLVGAVLMSELRRRKGLYSVLAYLPVVVPPVVAVLLWKFYYDPRPEGVFNTVLGWVGLGPFPWLSDATWAMPSLVLEATWAAAGGTVIIYLAALISVPAELYDAAEVDGASVWRKVWHVTLPQLRGVLFITLILQIIGTAQIFLEPFLFTNGGPNHATETIMLRVYNLAFANLGNNFGQATALSLLLAVFLAVMSLLYFRLTRSWSTS; encoded by the coding sequence ATGACCACCGACGAGACCGTCGCGTCCCCGCCCCTGACCCTCAGACGAGCCGCCTCGGCCGGGCGCCGCCGTGAGCGGCGCACCGGCAACCCGCTGACGTGGGTGCGCGGTGGCGGCCTGAGCGCCCTGCTGTTCGCGCTGCCCCTGCTCGTCGTGTTCGGCGTCTTCTCCTGGTGGCCCATCGTGTCCGCCGTCGAGATGAGCCTGCAGAAGACCAACCTGGTCGACGCCCCGACGTGGGTGGGCCTGGACAACTTCCGTGCCGTCCTGAGCGACCCGCTGCTGCCGACGGTGGTCCGGAACACCGCGTGGTTCGCGTTCCTCGCGCTGCTGTTCGGGTACCCGATCCCGCTCGTGGGCGCGGTGCTCATGAGCGAGCTGCGCCGGCGCAAGGGCCTGTACTCCGTGCTCGCGTACCTCCCGGTCGTCGTGCCGCCCGTGGTGGCGGTGCTGCTCTGGAAGTTCTACTACGACCCGCGGCCCGAGGGCGTCTTCAACACGGTGCTCGGCTGGGTGGGCCTCGGCCCGTTCCCCTGGCTGTCCGACGCGACCTGGGCCATGCCGTCCCTGGTGCTGGAGGCGACCTGGGCGGCCGCCGGCGGCACGGTGATCATCTACCTCGCGGCGCTGATCAGCGTGCCCGCCGAGCTCTACGACGCCGCCGAGGTCGACGGGGCGTCGGTGTGGCGCAAGGTCTGGCACGTGACGCTGCCGCAGCTACGCGGGGTCCTGTTCATCACGCTCATCCTGCAGATCATCGGGACCGCGCAGATCTTCCTCGAGCCGTTCCTGTTCACCAACGGCGGCCCCAACCACGCGACCGAGACGATCATGCTGCGCGTCTACAACCTCGCGTTCGCGAACCTCGGCAACAACTTCGGCCAGGCGACGGCGCTGAGCCTGCTCCTCGCCGTCTTCCTCGCCGTGATGTCGCTTCTCTACTTCCGCCTGACGCGATCCTGGAGCACGTCATGA
- a CDS encoding carbohydrate ABC transporter permease: MTAPSSSPARDELVEPDPALPASRAGVVPGSAGAVGANVALARSLRRRRSAAPDEKERGALSTADWRRPQVRWTWRGMHLLLLVLLVVWCLGPLLLLAKFAFTPTQDILTAPMLVFPNGATLDNVDQAWNRYHIGQYFLNTVWVALGSWFVQVLVATTGGYVLSVLRPRWARALNWAVLTTLFVPAVVLLIPLYKIVVDPPVGTTLINNYLAVWLPAGASAFNVVLVARFFDSLPREVFEAARVDGAGPFRMFWSIVLPMSRPIVGVVSVFAVIASWKDFLWPFLVLKSETVKPLSVYLQSMANVDKGTLMAALAISTLIPVVMFLVFQRMFLRGAGLGGAVKG; the protein is encoded by the coding sequence ATGACCGCCCCCTCGTCGTCCCCGGCCCGTGACGAGCTCGTCGAGCCCGACCCCGCCCTCCCCGCGTCCCGCGCGGGCGTGGTGCCGGGATCGGCCGGCGCGGTCGGCGCCAACGTCGCGCTCGCGCGGAGCCTGCGACGCCGGCGTTCCGCCGCGCCCGACGAGAAGGAGCGGGGCGCCCTGTCGACGGCCGACTGGCGCCGGCCGCAGGTGCGCTGGACGTGGCGCGGAATGCACCTGCTGCTGCTGGTCCTGCTGGTCGTGTGGTGCCTGGGCCCGCTGCTGCTGCTCGCGAAGTTCGCGTTCACGCCGACGCAGGACATCCTCACCGCCCCGATGTTGGTGTTCCCGAACGGGGCGACGCTGGACAACGTCGACCAGGCGTGGAACAGGTACCACATCGGTCAGTACTTCCTGAACACCGTGTGGGTGGCGCTCGGCTCGTGGTTCGTCCAGGTGCTCGTCGCGACGACGGGCGGGTACGTCCTGTCGGTGCTGCGTCCGCGGTGGGCCCGGGCGCTGAACTGGGCGGTGCTGACCACCCTGTTCGTCCCCGCGGTCGTGCTGCTCATCCCGTTGTACAAGATCGTCGTCGACCCGCCGGTCGGGACGACCCTGATCAACAACTACCTCGCGGTGTGGCTGCCCGCGGGCGCGAGCGCGTTCAACGTCGTCCTGGTCGCGCGGTTCTTCGACTCGCTCCCGCGGGAGGTGTTCGAGGCCGCGCGCGTCGACGGCGCGGGGCCGTTCCGAATGTTCTGGTCCATCGTCCTGCCGATGAGCCGGCCCATCGTCGGCGTCGTGTCGGTGTTCGCGGTCATCGCGTCCTGGAAGGACTTCCTGTGGCCCTTCCTCGTGCTGAAGTCCGAGACGGTCAAGCCGCTGTCGGTCTACCTGCAGTCGATGGCGAACGTCGACAAGGGCACGCTGATGGCCGCGCTCGCCATCTCCACGCTCATCCCGGTGGTGATGTTCCTGGTCTTCCAGCGGATGTTCCTGCGCGGTGCCGGGCTCGGCGGCGCGGTCAAGGGCTGA